From Mastacembelus armatus chromosome 9, fMasArm1.2, whole genome shotgun sequence:
GGACCCGcagagatgatgatgaaaaagaaaagtaggtGTTCAGCCGGACATCCCATCACTCTGTGCTGCTTTAGTTTGTCTTAAACAATGCAATCAACCAGGGCGGGACGATAAAACATTAAAGATAATTATCAGGAAATAACTTTACTTCCATATACCAGAAAATATGACAGTTGATATAGCATCCATACAACTCATCCAATCTGTGTTTTCACAGACATGATGAACAGCCAATGATAATTAGAATAGCACTGTGCTGAACCAATCATGTGGCTGGAATAGAGTTACAGCCAGATTAGGTTAGAAATTAATCTTATGTCTTCATATTTCACTTAGGagtgaaaaaaaacttttaagttGCACAGAAATACTgatttgatttatattgtgatgCATATATTATTGactgatatgaaaaaatattgagattttttttttccagctctaCAATCAAGTGAATTCTTTCATTAAACATAGGTAGTTTTGAAAGTGAGAGAGATGCTCCGATCATGGGACCTTCACCCATCATCAACATtaaaaaggagaagagagagactgaggaaGAGACCAAAGAGATCCTGCGCAGTCTGGAGCGAGACAATGTGAGTCCTCGTTATCAGTTCACTTTAACTATTCATAAGTTGCTTTATTCTCCATTTTCCATgaatttaacttattttttttcatgttgcatTCTTTCAGTTTATAGATGATCCCTTCCTGAGGAGTGAGCAGAGGAGCTGCCCAGTCCAGCTTCCTCTTGCCGTATCAGGGTGGGGATTCAAGGAGGAATTTAGTAAAGCTGATGTTAAAATTGAGAAGTTAGAGGAGGATTGTGAACCTATGGAGTCTGCAGTTAAAGGTAACTTCAagattttttccattttaactctttaactGGCTTATTTGTGATGAAAGCAGGAAACAGCATATGATTGTATATGACATATAGCTGTTTCTTGAAAATACATATTATTTTCTCTGTAGTCAAAGAGGAGCCAGAGGAAATGGAAATACAGAAGTCAGAGACAATGTTCAagccccctcctctccctgaACCTGAAGTTTTGCCCAAACTGCTCCATGATTGGAGTCTGAGCAAAGGGGAGGAGCTGTTCTTCATGCAGCTGCCTGACTCCCTGCCTGGCCAGCCTCCCACCAAAGAGCACAAGCCAGTGAAAACAGAGGTGCAGTCAGAGGACGGACAGTCTGTCCTTCTGAAAACAGAGTCTCAGGTAGACACAGTTGTCATCCACATGTCAAATTGCATGATGATATGATGATGGTGAAATTAACGTTGTGTTTAAATGGGATTTTAATTTTACACAGGAAGAGGAGGTTGAAGACAACAGCTGCAATGTGAAAGATCTGCGGGAGGGCCTTATAGGAAAGATGCTGGTGCGGAAGTCTGGCCGGGTACAGCTCATACTGGGACAGGTGACACTTGATGTGTCACTAGGAACAACATGCTCTTTCCTTCAGGTATGGTCATAGTACATTCATTGATGCGGCTCCCTTTCTGGCTGTTTTTCTATAACGTATCAGTATCTATACATTTGTCTTGCACTATTCAGTTCTTTTATCaaagaataaatatttatagaAATGCCTTTGTTTAACTTTTCTACTTCCCTACCTGCTGTTTCTTCAGGAGCTGGTCTCTATCGGTACAGAAGGAAAAACGGGCGAGTTGACAGTTTTAGGGAAAGTTAAACACAAAATGGTTTGCTCCCCGGACTTTGAGGCTCTGCTGTTGCAAAGTGCTTGATGCTCGTCTGAAGAGCAGAGCCTTCTCTACCTTCTCATGCCTGACAGATGGGACAGATGGGACAGATGGGACAGATGGGACAGATGGGACAGATGCACTTGTGGTGGGTTGTTGTGTTGATAAGATGTTCACTGTTTCTGTGGAATGTCCCTTGGTAACCAGGCATCCAATACAAGTACAATGGTTGTTGCTTTTGGATTTTCAGAGGGGCTAAGACATATTAAAGTACACTATTGAAACACACTATCTATAAATATGAAAACTGAggttttagtttcttttttggAAGAGGTGTAATAATTCTTCAGAGGTTTAATTACATTAGTTTCATTTGTCTATAGCTGAGGACTGTACATGATGTAAATGTGTGAATAAATAAGGTTTTTGTTATTCCAGGatgattttaaattttttttttttttacatttttcctggTCATGCAGCAAAATTGTTGTTTAAATAACGAGATTTTTGCCACATCCCAGATACAATAGAGGTGAATGGCGTTTGGTTTGTTCTGATCAAAGCGAGgacaaataacatttaaaaaaggtcTCACAGCCCATTGCCCATGTTGGTGCTTGCCTCTTTAGTTTAAGTCTTAAATCTAAAACATGCTCATTTTCCAACCTGTGCAGGGTGTGAACAATATCAACATATTAAACATGTGACTGGCAGGTCTGCAAATGGCCATGACATCCAAACTTTGCTCTACAGCGCCACTAGCGACCAGAAGTTGTTAAATACTGGTTTGAGAGTTAAATGCAGTGTCGTGTTTGGACCGGGTGGTGTCAGGCCAGAGCTGAGTGCGTCTTGCTGGCTGGTCGTCTCTAATACGTAGCCATCGTCGAGCTGCCCGCCGTCTGCTCGCACTGTCGCCGGGTGGAGTTTGGCTACAGTCCGCAAGACAAAGACCAGTGATGGGGCGGTGAGTCCGTACGGTACCGGCTCTGGACGTAACGTGACTGGAGGTTGGTTCGGTTTTCTCACCTTTAAGctacttgttttttttactgttcgTTGGGACTTGTAAGATGCTGAGTCCAGGCTTACAACAAAAAGGTCGGCTCAGCATTTCATGTACACACGGACAGTCGGGGGTGAGAGGAAGCTAGCACCGTTAGCTCGCCGACCACAAGCTAACTTTAGCTCAAGTTGGACTTTAAATCGTCCCTTTGGCTTCGGGAGACCCGGGTCTCAGTTCAGCACCACCTACGGTCTAGCTAGCTGTATTTAATTACCACTGTAGGTTAGCGGGATTCTGTATTACCCTAGAAGGGCTGACGGGAGGTAACTACGTGGTGATGAGAGGAGCGTTACCCGGGATGGAGCCTCTCGTTAGCCGTCCTGCTGCATCATCAGAGGCGGTGAGGACGGAGGCCTCTAACCTTATCGCCTTGTCGGGGCTGATAACTAGTGTAAACTTATCTGCTCCTTCACAGAGAAGGGATATATGACTTTTAGTCAACTCTTTCAGTAGATTATTGGTGTCAGTTTCTTCTCAGCCTTAACTTTGCAGACCGGTTAGGTTACATGAAATGCGCACAGACCACAGTTTGGTGTTTATTAAATGACACGATAACGATGTGCAGTCAGGCTGAAGAGGATCATGCTGACTGGTTGTTTGTCCATCTTTTCAGGTCAATGATACACTGAGCTGCAGAGCTGTTGGATCTTCACCAAACAAGAGAGTCACCTGCTGTGCCCAGTTGTTTGTATTTCAATGTTTACAGAtgttgcagcagcaggagaCATTGCTCCAATAGCAAAGAACATCTGCATAACGGACTGGACATTTTTCCAATGCAGCAGCTTTTtagattttacttttgttttcttggACTTTAATTTAGCCAGGTTTCAGAAAGTAATTCAtggtgaaaataatatttattgatATTGCCCAAGAGGGCAACATCAAGATGATCTCTTGTACTTATATTGATGCCCTGTTCAGTGTGAGGAGTTGCTCCATCCCCTAGTTATATAGATGAAGGACTTTTTCTGACAATAGACAAGGGCCATTTGGGGCCAGGAGGTGAAGCGCTGTACCTCCACTGCAATCAACTTTACTTTCtgattataatttttttttattttattttttttttaaatatacatttccTTGCCACCCTGACTTAAAGATGGACCTCTTTTTCAACCCCTTTGACAACTTGCTGTGTATCCTGCTGGGTATCTCCTTCACTGTGTGGTTCACCCTGCTTCTGGTCTTCATCATTGTGCCTGCCATCTTTGGGGTGTCCTTTGGCATCCGACGTCTTTACATGAAAACATTGCTGAAGGTCTTTGAGGTAAGAACTTTGTCCATAACTTTAGGTTTCTCTGACTTGATGAAATAAGGAAGCACAATATCCTGTTTGGAGTTTGGTGTGGTGTGTCAGACATAAGTGTTTACTGTTGAAGCAGAGGATGGAATGAAAATTATAaactattcacacacacacacatgcaaacagcaCAGTTTGTGTAAGGGTGTGTCGCTATTGTTGTTTAGATTCCAATTAAATTGTCTCCTGGCACTATCAAACATCCTCTTTTTCAACATATAGTAGTTTGTCAAACTTGTTGGGCTGTATTTGCTCTGACTGCATTTTCCCCACCCTTTCGATcaacatgtcatttttatttatttatttatttggatccCCCATTAGCCTCTACCAAGGTAGTGGCTACTCTTCCTGAGGTCCCTACAAGCAAATATTACATTACcatacaaaactacaaaattctacaacaataaaagtaatcagtaataaaatatcttagtacataatataataataaaacataatttacaacaaaataataattataatctcaatcataataaaaaaatgtttgcctGTAGAAAAGCCTGTAGAAAGAAGCTGATCATATACAGTTACAGTTTCACAACTGCAGATctgataaaatacattttagaaaattaCTTCTTCACAGATACATCTCAGGACATTGGTCAGGTGAAggctttatgtttctgtttagcATCCAGCCAGTAATAATTATATTAACTGGCTAATGCATATTAACTGCCACATAGCCAGTCTTCGCTTGTTACATAACCAGAAAAGCAGTGGTACAGAGCTTGTCAGTAACTGTTGTCTGTGACACAGCTCCAGCAGACTGGAATATTGCTTGCTTAgtgattttcacttttcacctTCTCGAATTGAGTGTAAGTAACAAGTGATGGCACTAATACAGCATATCATCATTGTGCAATGAGGCTAGATAAAGGTATTTACCATTAGACAGTCGCTTTCTATTTGTCTCCAGGCACAGTTatccattttctgtctgtttgccaTCTCTGGTGTATGTTCACGAATAAAGCTGCCATCACTTTCCAACATGTACCTTTGGGAGCAGATCTTGTGCCATAAATAAATGGACCAGTGGGAGATATGGTCATAAATGATCCCAGCTCGTGATTCCAGTAGTAAACATGCGGTTTAAAGAAAAGGTTAAAGgagaaatgcattaaaaatcgcgcaaaactgaagctgtgttttttaatttgtaggATTGGTGTGTTGTATTGTTGCTTTCAGAGGCCTCAGTTTCAGGATTGTCGAATTTAAGCCTGGAATGGTTGTCTGAGGCATGACTGAGTGTACAATCATGGCCCTCCCCAGTTGCATTAGTTCCACACAAGACCTACAGTGGCTTTTTGCTTGGTGCATTTATTTGCTCAAAGAAGGTTTGTGTTGTTAGCACATCATTATGCCAAGAGTCAGTATTTCTTTCTCACTTAAAAGTCTTTGTGACGCAATTCAAAGCCTataaaccttgttttttttacatgcagcaCTGGAGCCTCATGCTAGATACATGGACCTGCTTCGTTTTCTTAGCCTTCTGTTATTAGAAGGAGCAGATTTTTGTGCTGTGCACCTCCTTGCTTCACCCAAAGAATTATTactgtcagctgcagctgcatttCAACACGATGACTCAGTAGTACAGCTTGTTATGACATGATGTAAAGGGAGCTATAAGAGAAAGCAAAATAGGTCCTGCTTAGGGTACCAATGTGCATAGCTACTCCATTTGGGTAATGATTACTGCTATCAACTAGACATGTCACTGCTGAGAGCAGAATGTCTTTAGTCTTCACATCTTTTGAGAATGTACAATATTGGTTGCCAAGCAGGTTTTTGCACAACCcatgtaataaaatgtgtttgcctTCAGGTTCTcccaaatatgtaaaaatattttaaaacatatttaagtttttttttttttttttttttcccagcataTTTTCAGGTAAATCCACTGTATCACTCAGtattgtcatattttcttttaacaagTCATAGgttaattacagtatttttgaCTTATACAAATATGTGAATACAGCATTATAGCATTTCTGCATTTGCATATaaaaaatgctaattttttttctacatcattAATTGACAAACTTTATTACCACTTACTGTGGTATGATGTGTAGTCTGAGACTTGGTTAACACACCCAACACTTCCCAGTCTTCATTTCCTGATCTCTCCTGTTTGTCTTACAGCTAGAAGAACACAGTGTCCTTTTCCTGCCTTTCTTTGGACATTGTCTGTTTATGTCTCAGCATGCACAGGGTGCACAAAAAAATGGCCACTTACTGTGGCCATTTTAATAGCAGTAATGTGGTAATCACTGATACAGCATAGGCCTACTTATTCTTTAAGTTTTCCTTTTCTGAGGTTTTACTTTCTGTCAAACCTTACTACATGACCACTCACACACTTTCTACCAGTAGAAAGGTCAAACAGTCTTCAGTCATGACATTggtcttgatttttttttaaatgttcaaatgaAAGTAAGACATAAAAGAGATCAAAAACCTTTACATAGttcttgttctttctctctAGTGGGCCACACTAAGGATAGAGAGaggagcaaaagaaaagaatcATCTGCTATACAAACCTTACTCAAATGGTAAGATGTACTTAGTAGTTTAATGGCCTGCAAGTGTGCATGTTTAGCAGGAGTATTTGTTTTAGAGGTGAATATTGCTGACATTCTGACCCTCTGAACTGCTCCAGCTATCATCGCCAGGGAGCCCACCTCCTTGGAGGAGGAGATCAAGGAGATCCGGCGGAGTGGCAGCAACAGAGACCTGGACTCAGCCTCTGAGTTTGAGATGTCTGACATCTTCTATTTTGCTCGGAGAGGCGTGGAGAGCATCATGGACGATGAGGTCACCAAGCGGTTCTCTGCTGAGGAGTTGGAGTCCTGGAATCTGCTGACCCGCAGCAATTACAACTTCCACTACATCAGTCTTAGGCTGACCGTCCTATGGGGGCTGGGTCTGCTGATCCGCTATGGCTTTCTACTGCCTCTCAGGTATTAGCTGCACTTCCAGCATAAGGTGGATTTATACTTAAAAGCGTACCCTTTGTGCAACGCCACCTTGTGAGTAAAAAGGTGGAGATCCTTTGTCTGTAGCAGCTTAGAGAGGCACAGGGACAGTGACTCAGGACTAAGCCTCGCTGGCTCATTTCCAGTTGCCAGTGGGAAGACCCATCAGGCCACTGTTTCACAGACAATGACATTCTAGTCTCTCATCCAGCCAATTCATTGTCTCATTCAGTACTTCTCCTGTTGAATATTGGCCTGGCTCACCATTTGCATGAAACCTTCGCCTCTCTGTTTTTCTAATTCTCACCTAATTTAATGAGCATCTTCACCAACCCAGAATGATTGGTTCATCCTGATTAGGTTGACCTGTTGGCCAGCTTAACCATGACCTTATATGCTCTCCTGACAGTGGGGAATGGTGGACAGTGTCATGCCTCTAAAACCCTTCTCACCTGGATAACAGTACTGATGATTCTGCATGTTAGCTGAGTGGTACAGAAGGGACACTTCTATGATAAAAGATTGTGTCCTTCCATTTAAATGTGGTTAAAACAGATCAGTTAGTTTTAAAGGTTTGGAACCAAAACATGGGTTTCctcctttctgtgttttacatGCATGTTTCGTTGTAAGGGATTATGTGTAACATGCCTGTGTGTCTCTCCACCAGGGTAACTCTTGCCTTTACTGGTGTA
This genomic window contains:
- the polr3d gene encoding DNA-directed RNA polymerase III subunit RPC4; the protein is MSDSGSGNSSGQRVPTPGGTGAGLLMGRRPSAAISPGRLPSMRPRDLTLGGVKKKTFTPNIIGRKVKDETKVEGGQRRERKDADRGRGSRERGRGRGRAEMIQSHSIFEQGPAEMMMKKKSSFESERDAPIMGPSPIINIKKEKRETEEETKEILRSLERDNFIDDPFLRSEQRSCPVQLPLAVSGWGFKEEFSKADVKIEKLEEDCEPMESAVKVKEEPEEMEIQKSETMFKPPPLPEPEVLPKLLHDWSLSKGEELFFMQLPDSLPGQPPTKEHKPVKTEVQSEDGQSVLLKTESQEEEVEDNSCNVKDLREGLIGKMLVRKSGRVQLILGQVTLDVSLGTTCSFLQELVSIGTEGKTGELTVLGKVKHKMVCSPDFEALLLQSA